The Kordia sp. SMS9 DNA window TCGGTGGAAATGTTGGGTAAATCGTAACGTCAATGAAACTTGCTACTGATTGTCCTCCAGCAACTAACTCTAACTGCTCTTCGTTTAACTCCACGTTATCCGTATCTTTTGCAGCAGGAATGTTAATATATGCAGTAGATTCTTCTGATTGATCTCTCACTACAATTCTTTTTCCAGCAGGAATATTCAATCGTACACCTGTTACACTTTCAATTGCCGCTACAGGATCTGCCATTAATTCTTTTTTGAAATCTGCATCTTCCCATGCTTTTTGTACTACATCTCTGTATAATTTTTGGTCTTGTGTATTTTCCATGATTTATTAAGTATTTATTTGGTTCTTATTATATATGTGTTGCATGTATATTAACTAAAAGCTTCTTCAATTGCATGCCCTGCCATAGCTCCGATAAGAACTCCTCCAGGACCTCCAATAGCTCCAACAGCACCACCAATTGCAGCACCTAACCAACCACCACCAGCAACTAATTCTAATTGCTCGTCAGTCAATTCAAGATCTTCTGGGTTTGGTAATTTTGGAATATTTAAGTAGAAAACATTATCTTCTGTTTGGTCCACAACTTGCATCTTTGTTCCTTCTTTCAAGCTCAACTTTTCTCCTGTTAAGTTTTCGATAGCCTCAAGCGGATTTGTCATTAATTCTTGCTTAAACGTTTCGTTTGTCAAAGCCTCTTCTAAAGCTTTTGCAAGCAACTGTTGTGTGCGCTCTTGTTTTTGAGATGTTTCCATGATTTAAAGTTTGATTATGAATAAATTTGTGTTTAAAAATGTGAATTATTTAAAACCATCTTTTGATGGAT harbors:
- a CDS encoding NHLP leader peptide family RiPP precursor; this translates as MENTQDQKLYRDVVQKAWEDADFKKELMADPVAAIESVTGVRLNIPAGKRIVVRDQSEESTAYINIPAAKDTDNVELNEEQLELVAGGQSVASFIDVTIYPTFPPIDCFPIKPIVYTKS
- a CDS encoding NHLP leader peptide family RiPP precursor, producing the protein METSQKQERTQQLLAKALEEALTNETFKQELMTNPLEAIENLTGEKLSLKEGTKMQVVDQTEDNVFYLNIPKLPNPEDLELTDEQLELVAGGGWLGAAIGGAVGAIGGPGGVLIGAMAGHAIEEAFS